In Gossypium arboreum isolate Shixiya-1 chromosome 6, ASM2569848v2, whole genome shotgun sequence, the following are encoded in one genomic region:
- the LOC128293816 gene encoding uncharacterized protein LOC128293816 encodes MEVEILVWYSGQEVKSGQKVGRLQLFEITHRKKDGSPMTSEAGEIMEKLKEKKAEYEAIASSDSFVNLENIDNRIITKVLGPERYGRVRFQGSGVTPTQYFGSDSQQYMPSGSQAQAEVQRLRDQIA; translated from the exons gaagttaAATCCggacaaaaagttggacgccttcagctttttgagattacgcataggaagaaagatggatctcctatgacatccgaagctggagaaattatg gagaaactaaaggagaagaaggcggaatatgaagcgattgcttcgagtgatagttttgttaatcttgagaacattgataatagaattatcactaaagttttgggtcctgaaaggtacggtcgggttcgatttcaaggatctggtgttaccccgacccaatattttggatccgactcccagcaatacatgccttccggaagtcaagctcaagctgaagttcagaggttaagagaccagatagcttag